From Caulobacter segnis, a single genomic window includes:
- a CDS encoding DJ-1/PfpI family protein, which yields MSQTLQIVIALFPGVTHLDFTGPHQVLCRLPGAKVTVASLDGADVEADGLVFTRLARLQDVEACDLLLIPGGFGVTEAMNDRDFIAEVRRLADEARYVTSVCTGSLVLGAAGLLKGRRAACHWAWRDQLVLFGAIPDPARVARDGRYITGGGVTAGIDFALTVVAELAGDDMAQSIQLAVEYAPDPPFNAGRPETAPAQVLERVSKIYGKDMATRLAAAEKAAERV from the coding sequence TGACGCACCTGGACTTCACCGGTCCGCACCAGGTCCTGTGCCGGCTGCCCGGGGCCAAGGTCACGGTCGCCAGCCTGGACGGCGCGGACGTCGAGGCCGACGGCCTGGTGTTCACGCGCCTGGCCAGGCTGCAGGACGTCGAGGCCTGCGACCTGTTGCTGATCCCCGGCGGCTTCGGCGTCACCGAGGCGATGAACGATCGCGACTTCATCGCGGAGGTTCGCCGGCTGGCCGACGAGGCCCGCTATGTGACCTCGGTCTGCACCGGCTCGCTGGTGCTGGGGGCGGCGGGGCTGTTGAAGGGGCGGCGGGCGGCCTGCCACTGGGCATGGCGCGACCAGCTGGTGCTGTTCGGAGCGATCCCCGATCCGGCGCGGGTGGCGCGCGACGGCCGCTACATCACCGGCGGCGGCGTGACCGCCGGCATCGACTTCGCCCTGACCGTGGTGGCCGAGCTGGCCGGCGACGACATGGCCCAGAGCATCCAGCTGGCGGTCGAGTACGCGCCCGATCCGCCGTTCAACGCGGGCCGGCCGGAGACGGCGCCCGCCCAGGTGCTGGAACGGGTGTCGAAGATCTATGGGAAGGACATGGCGACGCGATTGGCGGCGGCGGAGAAGGCGGCGGAGCGGGTTTAG